The Amycolatopsis nigrescens CSC17Ta-90 genomic interval GCGCGATCGGCGCGCGGACCGCCCTTGTCCACGGCACCGGCACCGGCTTGCTGCGGAGCAGTTGGACCAGCCAGTGCGGCGCGGCGAAGTCGGGGCGGTTCCTGATCACGCCACCATCTTGACTCACGTAACCGGAACACCCAGTCTCATACTGCCCGGTAACATCGCGCCTGGAGGCCAGCCCTGATGTCAGCGAAGAAGCACTCCTTCGAGATCAACCGCACCAGCAGCGCGCCGCCGGCGAAGCTGTTCGAACTGGAGACCGACGGCGCGAACTGGTCGAACTGGGGCAAACCGCTGATCATGAGCTCCGGCTGGGCCGAGCGCGGCGACCAGGCCCCCGGCGGAGTCGGCGCCATCCGCAAGGTCGGCACCTGGCCGCTGCTGCTGCGCGAACGGACCCTCGAGTACGAACTGGACCGGCGCCACGTCTACACCTTCGC includes:
- a CDS encoding SRPBCC family protein; the encoded protein is MSAKKHSFEINRTSSAPPAKLFELETDGANWSNWGKPLIMSSGWAERGDQAPGGVGAIRKVGTWPLLLRERTLEYELDRRHVYTFAGPVAPARDYRAEVTFSPNERGGTDLRWAGSFSAILPGTGAVTAFVLRTVIQFLSARLVRAAERG